One Aerococcus urinaeequi DNA segment encodes these proteins:
- a CDS encoding BglG family transcription antiterminator: protein MYLSQREAIILDQLLYSHTEIPISSFQSLLQVSRRTVYREITNLEASLKTLNIEIVNERNKGYKLVGHAETLNMLREENTARNQYIFSKDERQDGIITTLLVNEEPVTAEVLSQQFAVSLNTIYQDIDAIEERLGANRVNRLPAQGFTLDVDEINNRNIVATTIYNNLSPSDSAIYLSDLSEIGAAIDKPFFLTFISDNSLKAVVESFHQSDLNSGKKMNDNQIRPVLIQLAYALDRIQAGFSIGDIVSIETNVPSDIINLAYQITGHIANQLKINIPINERNLLVNQLEGINFKNKESIFNVNFDTQLSYKVQKFIRLVSEKTSNDFRQDKRLYKGLISHIRAALKRIENDPITSFKDTSLAPVVDQYKDLYVKVEESFKAVFSTDISHEEAAYILMHFAASYEAGPSLNYQPRLLVIVSNYGGAGKIIKERLEKQFQAIFQVDITQLSKIDRLDVGSYSMILSTAPLKNFPVEYQLISPVLADKDIDLLKDFIETYKLGHKNPLTNHFGDDNYKLTFEEMRDSILIADDLLKQFEVKDINSKEHVEATVEAVIQSLKPLAVSDDALVSQAIIKRYKTTPIGIPKTNMSLFHSVHEDVKTPVFKVYNLSSPFYVEGMDRQMISLKRILLLLAPAPLDANVKTVLGWISQSIIENNINTDLYNTGNEETLKNLLSRLFVEAIQESGKGDD from the coding sequence ATGTATCTATCACAGCGGGAAGCCATTATATTAGACCAGTTGTTATATAGTCATACGGAAATTCCTATCTCTTCTTTTCAAAGTTTACTGCAAGTGAGTCGACGGACAGTCTACCGGGAAATTACGAATTTAGAGGCGTCACTCAAAACCTTAAATATTGAGATTGTCAACGAACGGAACAAGGGCTATAAACTTGTTGGCCATGCGGAAACTTTAAATATGTTGAGGGAAGAAAATACTGCTCGAAACCAGTATATTTTCTCTAAAGATGAACGGCAAGATGGCATTATTACCACCTTATTGGTCAATGAAGAGCCGGTGACAGCAGAAGTTTTAAGCCAACAATTTGCTGTCAGTTTAAATACCATCTATCAAGATATAGATGCTATTGAAGAAAGATTGGGGGCTAATCGCGTAAACCGGTTACCGGCGCAAGGCTTTACCTTGGATGTGGATGAAATCAACAACCGAAACATTGTGGCGACAACCATTTACAACAATCTATCTCCATCTGATAGCGCAATTTATTTATCCGATCTATCTGAAATTGGCGCTGCTATCGATAAACCCTTCTTCCTCACTTTTATTTCTGATAACAGTTTGAAAGCAGTGGTGGAAAGTTTTCATCAGAGTGACCTAAACTCAGGTAAGAAGATGAATGACAATCAAATTCGGCCTGTTTTGATTCAATTGGCTTATGCCCTTGACCGAATCCAGGCAGGCTTTTCCATAGGCGATATTGTCAGTATTGAGACCAACGTCCCAAGCGATATCATCAATTTGGCTTATCAAATTACGGGGCATATTGCTAATCAATTGAAAATCAACATTCCAATCAATGAGCGTAATTTATTGGTTAACCAACTGGAAGGCATCAATTTTAAGAATAAAGAATCGATTTTCAATGTGAACTTTGACACCCAATTATCCTATAAGGTACAGAAGTTTATCCGACTCGTTTCTGAAAAAACGAGTAACGACTTTAGACAGGACAAACGCTTGTACAAGGGGTTAATTTCTCACATTCGGGCCGCCTTGAAGCGGATTGAAAATGACCCCATCACGAGTTTCAAAGATACTAGTTTAGCACCGGTTGTCGACCAATACAAAGACTTGTATGTCAAAGTAGAAGAAAGTTTTAAAGCGGTTTTTTCAACCGATATTTCACACGAAGAAGCGGCTTATATATTGATGCACTTTGCAGCATCTTACGAAGCAGGGCCTTCTTTAAACTATCAACCACGGTTATTAGTAATTGTCTCCAATTATGGTGGGGCGGGTAAAATTATCAAAGAGCGGCTAGAAAAGCAGTTCCAAGCTATTTTTCAAGTGGATATCACACAATTATCTAAAATTGACCGATTAGATGTCGGGTCATACAGTATGATTCTGTCGACAGCCCCGCTTAAAAATTTCCCGGTTGAATACCAATTGATATCACCGGTACTAGCTGACAAGGATATTGACTTGTTAAAGGACTTTATCGAAACCTACAAACTAGGCCACAAAAACCCTTTGACCAACCACTTTGGGGATGATAATTACAAATTAACCTTTGAAGAGATGCGGGATTCCATCTTGATTGCGGATGATTTGTTAAAGCAGTTTGAGGTCAAAGACATTAACAGCAAAGAGCATGTGGAGGCGACCGTTGAGGCAGTGATACAATCGCTGAAACCACTTGCTGTGTCGGATGATGCCTTGGTGTCACAGGCAATTATTAAACGCTACAAGACCACGCCAATTGGTATTCCAAAGACCAATATGTCTCTATTTCATAGTGTGCACGAAGATGTGAAGACACCGGTGTTTAAGGTCTATAATCTGTCGAGTCCCTTTTATGTTGAAGGGATGGATCGGCAGATGATCTCACTAAAACGGATACTGTTATTGTTGGCACCAGCGCCACTAGATGCCAACGTTAAAACAGTTTTAGGTTGGATCAGCCAATCTATTATCGAAAATAATATTAATACCGATCTATATAATACGGGGAATGAAGAAACTTTAAAGAATTTACTGAGTAGACTATTTGTTGAAGCGATACAGGAGTCAGGGAAGGGTGATGATTAA